Within Bactrocera oleae isolate idBacOlea1 chromosome 6, idBacOlea1, whole genome shotgun sequence, the genomic segment ttttggaTTAATTAAGCTCGTGCTAAATATTAATGAAACGAAATTTGTAGATGTAATTCAACTAATAATTGTATATCGAGAAGCTAGGGCAAAAGCTTTGATGAAGGTGTGTGGCTGACCTCTTTCTGGTTAGTAGCATTGTCAATGCGATAGCAAAGttttatagaatatttttttttttttatttgcataaattctcATTTTGATGTGCAATTGTATTCACACAATCTTGCTTGCTGCTTTATTAATTATTGCCTAAGTAAACAGCTTCTAATTTATATGCTTTGCTTAGTTTTTGAtacaaaaagtgtaaaaaatgacTGCTTTAAATCCAAATGAGTTAAATGATTTTATTAGTGCTACTGAAAGCGGTAATGGATCTATATTAGTTTCCGTTGATATCCAAAATGGTGAACGTTCTGTTCTTAGTGATGGCACCTCTGAAAGcgtttctaaatttattttgaaagccCCACGTCCGGACTCGAAACTCATTCTACAAAATATGGAAGAAGTGTTAAATTCCGTAAAAAAGAAACATCGACAAAAACACAAACGAAAAAGGGAGCAGAAAAAACTTGCACAAATGGAAGCAGCAGCTGTAGCTGTGGCAACCGCAGAATTAAACAAAGTGGCTGAAGATGAGGAACAAAAGTTTGTCAATAAATCAAaaggtaaaaatatttctaaacctGACAAAGAACAGGGCTTCAAACgctcaaaaacaaaaccattaCAAGAGAAGACCGTTCAGGAAAACAAACAGGGAGAATCTCCCGATTGTGCTCAAAGGAAAAAGTCTCTAGATAATAAAAGTCCATTAAATAATGCTTCAATAAATGGAGATATACTGCGTCACTTTCAACGAACTCCAAAGAAAAGCCAACAGACTACAGATGATTTAGGAAGCAAATCGGAATCGAAAGTGGTTGCTAGTGAAACATCAACTGGCTTAACTCAGGAAAAAGCAATGAATGCCTTTGAGGTTATGATGAATGCCAGAAATAAAGCAATCGGTTCAAATACACCTGGAAAAGAGACCTCCCCCACGACAAGTCAAGAATCAGCTGTCAATACCAAACGTAAGTTGATTCTTCAGGAATGGGCCGACAAAAAAGGTGGCATAAAGCGTAAATTGGACGAAGAAGCACGAGCTGCATTTGTTGATCAACAATTGGAGAATCGTGCGAAACGGTgagtttgtaataaaaatatacattcatatttacattttattatctATTAAGGTTCAAACACATGCTTGTGAATGGTGCATCGCCTAAAAAGAATAATAGCTTCAAAAGTCAAACAGCAAGTGATAAAAGGAAAGTAAAAAGAAGCGATTCGATGGGTGCTGCAATAAAGCCGGATAAAGATAAACCTAAGCGCAGGAAGCGCACAATACTGCGCCCTGATTCGACTGACTCAGTCAATGAGCAAGTAGAAACTGAAAAGGCGGACTCGGAAACAGAAGAGTTTTTATCTAAACTTAATTCTCCGACCAAAAAACGGGACAGCCTTTTGGGATATTTTCCGAGAAAAGAGTCGCCGAAAGAAATCGCTGCTAAAACTTTAAAAGAGCCTTTAGCAAAAGACAAAGGAAACTCTAAAACTGAAACGCCAAAATCACGTAACCGGCGGAGTAGGAAAAATAGTACCGAAATAATGGTCATATCTACTACACCTGTGATAGAAAGCAGTGTCGAGGCTGTACAACCTAATCAGGGAGAATTGGGAATTGAAAACACACCTAGTAATAGACCAAAACGTTCTTGTGTGGGAAAAGCTCGTTATGATTATGACTTAGAAAAGAGTCCGACTAAATTTTCTTCAACCACGAAATGTGTTTCGGTTTCAAGAAAATGTGAAACAGCTGTACATgtagaagtaataaatttagaCGATAGTAATATGTCAACGCCAGAAAAAATGGCAAAGAAATTGGCCCCACTTTTCGTACGTTCACTACCAAAACCTAGTCCTGATCCAGTTGCACTAAAGGCGAAGCACGATTTTCTTATGTCAGGTGTGCCTGAGAAAATGCGTATAGAAATGGAAAAGCAAAAGCAGTACGAACAAAGTTATGAAGAGGTGCTGGACTGTTTTCCTCGTATTTGTCATGTTCAACAGTTAAATGCCGATGAGaagttatttttacaaaataaaatacattttacgATAAAATTAAACTTGTGTGTGGACGATTTGGAGCTGAGCACAAGTGTCGAAAcggtaataaagaaaaaatcaaatacataTAAGCGTAGATCTCGGAGCAATGTATGCAGtacaaaacaatatataattaacaaaaaacgaTCACCTCTATTTGAAGCATTGTTGCCCACTCTGGAGAATAAAAGGACTATAATAAAGTTGTGGAAGTCGCAATTCGATCGATTTCCCACATTTAAATGTTACAATCAAATGCgcgaaaaatatcgattttttagtGCTCTAGACTCGGCACAGGATATGGAACAAGTCAGCGAATCGTTTGTGGTGACTCGTCGAACGCAACGAAAACGAAATTTAGAACCAATAAGTGCTACTTCTGATCAAGACGAAGTGAAACCGCCTCCATCTGCTCCCAATGGTGAACTTTTATTTACTGAAAAGTATAAACCAATGCTCGTTGAACAGGTTCTCGTAAATCTCGTGCCGGTAACACAATTGCGTGACTTTCTTTCTACTTGGGCCAATGGTAATAGCGGAAGTGCTCGTAATTCGCAATCAAATGATGATTCATTTGATGTGTCTAATGACTCCAATTCCAGTCTCAGCAATGTAACCAGCAATGCTGTGGTACTGCTGGGTCCGGTATCAAGTGGCAAAACCAATGCAGTTTACGCGCTTGCAAATGATATGAATTTCAATGTGCTCGAAATAAATGCTGGCATGAAGCGAACTGGAAAACGCTTGATACAAGAACTGCAGgttagtaatatatttataatatgtgtatataaataattaatgttgAAACCAATGTTTCTTTTGCCATTATTTGTAGGAAGCTACACAATCACACCAGATTCGTAAAGACTCAACGCCCACACAAAGTTCTAATAAAGCCCAGAAAAACTTACTCCGCATGTCACTAAATGACAAAAAGCTAATGAAACAAACTTCTCAGAGTCACATTGATGCTGATAATAATGCTGGCTGCACTGGAGATATGAATCAAAATTCGCGAAAGTGTCTTATTCTTATCGAGGATGCGGACGTGGTATTTGAACAACTAGACAGTGGTTTCACTGATGCCATTTACACATTGGCAGCTTGCTCAAAGAGACCTGTTATTGTCATGGCAACGAACCCCAATTGCCAGCACCTCCAACGGCTAATGCATCAGAACACAATATATTTTACGCCGCCGAATGCTCTAAATATATCTCGTTTCATGGCTGTTCTATCGTTGATAGAAAATTGTCCTATTAATTTGGATGACTTAGTTTCTCTATATTTGTATAATAGAAAAGATCTGAGAAGAACGCTGTTGGAAGtgcagtttttcatacaaagtgGTGGTGATCGAACGAATATGGTTTTAACGCCTGCTGCTGATGTCAAAAATCCGACACATCAACATACACCACAAAAGAATGAGGTGGCCAATCGTGATTTAGGGTTTTTTGCATCACCAACCAAACGAAGTCTATCAGTTGAAGACAGCACGCAGCAGCCACAGGAATCTGATGACCAACTCACTAAAGATCGACTGAATAGGCAAGGCTGTTGTAAAGAGAGTGATGTATACATTCATCGTTCaatgtttgaatttttcacTGTCAACCAGAATGAAAAATGGCGTATACCGTTTCCCGTCGATTTCAGTTTATTACGTGTAAACTTAACGGATGTATTTCAGTGCTCACAGCGTTTGCAATTACAAGAGGGTAATTCAATTGAGAAAGCCTCGAAACTCAGTGGTAATGATGGTGACAAAAATGGCGTAATTAAACGCAGAACACGCACACCAAAAAAAACTGTGCTTAATAGTTCGCTAGCCGATGCTGAAGTATGTCATCAGCATGAAACTAAATCATCACTTCAAGTCATGTGTGATTTTTACGAAAGCATATCTATCGGCGCATTATTGGGCACACACAATGCTGACATGGCGGATGTTAGTAGAGGAGTTGGCCGAGGTTCAATTAACGGAGGAAGCGCCGATTTGAGTGTCGACCGGTTAATGCCACATCTCTCCGAGGATATTGCACATGAGATTGTTGAACAGGCGATAAAAGTGAATTTGGCAGCGAAACCGTGCCCATACAATCTCTTCGATACGCCGAGAGAACGGTATGTCTAATAATACACATacagtttgtatgtgtatgaaaatttagtaaaaacacAGCTGATATTGTATCGTATTTGAAGCTCCAAACTTTATAGACTCTTGCTGAAGATtctttagttattttattaaagttaaatattattttgtaaattttaaaacatatatgaaatattaaaattatatctaTTTCACATTTAGGCTCTCCCTATGCGACTACATGAATAACACTGCAGTCAGTTCTCGTAGTCAGCGTACACGCGCCTTGGATGTAGAACCGGCATTGCGCGCCATTTGCCGCAGCGAGAAGCAACGCGCCACGCATGAGCGGCGCTCAACTCGTTTCTATCATTACCTAAGGCACAGCGCAATCAATGTTTCCAACTTTTCAACAACACCCTTTGATAATGCCTGTACAATCTTGCTAGATGCATCGCCAGAGTACGAGGAAGGCCAGCTTTAAAGTGTTGAAGACTGGCGAGAAAgcttagtttaaaattttcaaatgtcaATTGTAggaattgtataaaattttactaaattcggTATTTAGAAAAATGTTGCTTTTGCGTTATGAACCAGTTTTAGTAACACATTAGAAGAAATATCTATAATTGGCAGCAGCAGAactagtataaatataataattaagtgtaTTATAATGTGCATTTATTGGCATTTTACACTTATTaactaaatacaataaattaatttatatcttGTAACGTaaactatatttaattatattatgtatataaatacgaaTTCAAACGACATTATATAATGTAAGTGAAtctaataaataacaaatttttaaatttactccTTTGCATCTTCACTGCGCACATTTGCACATCGCTAAGCACGAAATTGTGCGATCCGACATAAATATTTCGATATGAATATGACTTAGTATGAGTGAATTTAGTTTAATCACAGTCCGGCAACTTTCTCCCTTAATCGCCTTGTTTgattcaaaaacaaaagaaacattTAATTCGTTTCTTTTCTGATTTGCTATTTTCTTGCGGTTGTTTCTCATTTAGACCACTAGTTGCGGTTGTTGGTTGGGTGTTGAGTATTTGCATAGACTGAAAATCGAAAGAAAGATATGAAATTAGAAACAAGTTTCGAATGTATTTTCGTTATCATGCATTACTTATcgttttatgtaaatttgtaagCAAATATATCAGACCTAACTGTGGCAACTATCATTGTCTATTCTAATTAATTTCTAATCTGTAGCTGCATTCACACCTATACCACTATTCATTTGAGTTAAAACAAGAAGAAATATTAATCACGACttcaccgaagctaaaatacccttcacaggtgcatttattatagcataaaagggcatAGAAGGATCTTGTATCTTGCTTCCGAACGGTCAGTTCAAATGTcggctatatgctttagtgaaaGATCTTTACAATTTGTTCAGaagttgtagcgttgccttggactataatccatgccaaattgcGTGAAGAGATCACGAGAGtaacgttttccatacaaggactggattttgatcgtttagtttgtatggcagctatattctatagtgttTCGATATTGGCgcttccaacaaatgagcagctttttgcggtgaaaaggacgtgtgcaaaatttcagctcgatatctcaaaagtatACTTCGCTTCTTCCATATGATTTAAGAGAGAATGTTTTCGATCGTTACAGCAACAACGAAAACTTAAGACTGACAACAGGTTATTTGtgttcaaataaatacatattcgaactaaaaatataatagttttaccTCACATAACTTAGTATTCAACacagtattaataaattatagtattatattatatgtagccACTACAAATATTACAACTCTCACTGTTAGTTCAATACTGTcggcttacatacatacatacatgtgcataATAATACAAATCACGCTATGTCCGTGTCTGAGTTGCGCATACATTCACCTCTCTGGGGGAATTTCCGCAAATCAGCCAATGTGCATAAATTGTCTTCTGATAAGCAAATACATGAATTCGATTTTAATTGTCTTACCTCTTTTCTAATCACGC encodes:
- the elg1 gene encoding enhanced level of genomic instability 1 isoform X1, translated to MTALNPNELNDFISATESGNGSILVSVDIQNGERSVLSDGTSESVSKFILKAPRPDSKLILQNMEEVLNSVKKKHRQKHKRKREQKKLAQMEAAAVAVATAELNKVAEDEEQKFVNKSKGKNISKPDKEQGFKRSKTKPLQEKTVQENKQGESPDCAQRKKSLDNKSPLNNASINGDILRHFQRTPKKSQQTTDDLGSKSESKVVASETSTGLTQEKAMNAFEVMMNARNKAIGSNTPGKETSPTTSQESAVNTKRKLILQEWADKKGGIKRKLDEEARAAFVDQQLENRAKRFKHMLVNGASPKKNNSFKSQTASDKRKVKRSDSMGAAIKPDKDKPKRRKRTILRPDSTDSVNEQVETEKADSETEEFLSKLNSPTKKRDSLLGYFPRKESPKEIAAKTLKEPLAKDKGNSKTETPKSRNRRSRKNSTEIMVISTTPVIESSVEAVQPNQGELGIENTPSNRPKRSCVGKARYDYDLEKSPTKFSSTTKCVSVSRKCETAVHVEVINLDDSNMSTPEKMAKKLAPLFVRSLPKPSPDPVALKAKHDFLMSGVPEKMRIEMEKQKQYEQSYEEVLDCFPRICHVQQLNADEKLFLQNKIHFTIKLNLCVDDLELSTSVETVIKKKSNTYKRRSRSNVCSTKQYIINKKRSPLFEALLPTLENKRTIIKLWKSQFDRFPTFKCYNQMREKYRFFSALDSAQDMEQVSESFVVTRRTQRKRNLEPISATSDQDEVKPPPSAPNGELLFTEKYKPMLVEQVLVNLVPVTQLRDFLSTWANGNSGSARNSQSNDDSFDVSNDSNSSLSNVTSNAVVLLGPVSSGKTNAVYALANDMNFNVLEINAGMKRTGKRLIQELQEATQSHQIRKDSTPTQSSNKAQKNLLRMSLNDKKLMKQTSQSHIDADNNAGCTGDMNQNSRKCLILIEDADVVFEQLDSGFTDAIYTLAACSKRPVIVMATNPNCQHLQRLMHQNTIYFTPPNALNISRFMAVLSLIENCPINLDDLVSLYLYNRKDLRRTLLEVQFFIQSGGDRTNMVLTPAADVKNPTHQHTPQKNEVANRDLGFFASPTKRSLSVEDSTQQPQESDDQLTKDRLNRQGCCKESDVYIHRSMFEFFTVNQNEKWRIPFPVDFSLLRVNLTDVFQCSQRLQLQEGNSIEKASKLSGNDGDKNGVIKRRTRTPKKTVLNSSLADAEVCHQHETKSSLQVMCDFYESISIGALLGTHNADMADVSRGVGRGSINGGSADLSVDRLMPHLSEDIAHEIVEQAIKVNLAAKPCPYNLFDTPRERLSLCDYMNNTAVSSRSQRTRALDVEPALRAICRSEKQRATHERRSTRFYHYLRHSAINVSNFSTTPFDNACTILLDASPEYEEGQL
- the elg1 gene encoding enhanced level of genomic instability 1 isoform X2, with product MEEVLNSVKKKHRQKHKRKREQKKLAQMEAAAVAVATAELNKVAEDEEQKFVNKSKGKNISKPDKEQGFKRSKTKPLQEKTVQENKQGESPDCAQRKKSLDNKSPLNNASINGDILRHFQRTPKKSQQTTDDLGSKSESKVVASETSTGLTQEKAMNAFEVMMNARNKAIGSNTPGKETSPTTSQESAVNTKRKLILQEWADKKGGIKRKLDEEARAAFVDQQLENRAKRFKHMLVNGASPKKNNSFKSQTASDKRKVKRSDSMGAAIKPDKDKPKRRKRTILRPDSTDSVNEQVETEKADSETEEFLSKLNSPTKKRDSLLGYFPRKESPKEIAAKTLKEPLAKDKGNSKTETPKSRNRRSRKNSTEIMVISTTPVIESSVEAVQPNQGELGIENTPSNRPKRSCVGKARYDYDLEKSPTKFSSTTKCVSVSRKCETAVHVEVINLDDSNMSTPEKMAKKLAPLFVRSLPKPSPDPVALKAKHDFLMSGVPEKMRIEMEKQKQYEQSYEEVLDCFPRICHVQQLNADEKLFLQNKIHFTIKLNLCVDDLELSTSVETVIKKKSNTYKRRSRSNVCSTKQYIINKKRSPLFEALLPTLENKRTIIKLWKSQFDRFPTFKCYNQMREKYRFFSALDSAQDMEQVSESFVVTRRTQRKRNLEPISATSDQDEVKPPPSAPNGELLFTEKYKPMLVEQVLVNLVPVTQLRDFLSTWANGNSGSARNSQSNDDSFDVSNDSNSSLSNVTSNAVVLLGPVSSGKTNAVYALANDMNFNVLEINAGMKRTGKRLIQELQEATQSHQIRKDSTPTQSSNKAQKNLLRMSLNDKKLMKQTSQSHIDADNNAGCTGDMNQNSRKCLILIEDADVVFEQLDSGFTDAIYTLAACSKRPVIVMATNPNCQHLQRLMHQNTIYFTPPNALNISRFMAVLSLIENCPINLDDLVSLYLYNRKDLRRTLLEVQFFIQSGGDRTNMVLTPAADVKNPTHQHTPQKNEVANRDLGFFASPTKRSLSVEDSTQQPQESDDQLTKDRLNRQGCCKESDVYIHRSMFEFFTVNQNEKWRIPFPVDFSLLRVNLTDVFQCSQRLQLQEGNSIEKASKLSGNDGDKNGVIKRRTRTPKKTVLNSSLADAEVCHQHETKSSLQVMCDFYESISIGALLGTHNADMADVSRGVGRGSINGGSADLSVDRLMPHLSEDIAHEIVEQAIKVNLAAKPCPYNLFDTPRERLSLCDYMNNTAVSSRSQRTRALDVEPALRAICRSEKQRATHERRSTRFYHYLRHSAINVSNFSTTPFDNACTILLDASPEYEEGQL